From a region of the Helianthus annuus cultivar XRQ/B chromosome 5, HanXRQr2.0-SUNRISE, whole genome shotgun sequence genome:
- the LOC110941218 gene encoding protein ORANGE, chloroplastic: protein MVCSARLLNVSYPRTPSFCSYVSPAHHNSRYFCTNPKSTVRWRSMSSFDPYASMYASAASIDTDSAAKNAAGFCIIEGPETVQDFDKMDIQEIQDNIRSRRNEIFLHMEEVRRLRIQQRIKSAELGIVNEEQDNELPNFPSFIPFLPPLFANFGTLEQHGFARNRLWSLDDDPSPLPPHGDTSLTWRKVMLQ from the exons ATGGTATGTTCCGCTCGATTACTCAATGTTTCCTATCCCCGAACGCCGTCGTTTTGTTCATATGTTTCGCCTGCACACCATAACTCCAGGTATTTCTGTACAAACCCTAAATCTACCGTCCGATGGCGTTCGATGTCATCGTTCGATCCATATGCGTCTATGTATGCTTCTGCTGCTTCGATTGATACTGATTCAGCGGCCAAAAACGCTGCAGG GTTTTGTATAATTGAAGGACCTGAAACAGTTCAGGACTTTGATAAAATGGATATACAGGAAATTCAGGATAATATTAGGAGTCGTCGGAATGAGATATTTTTGCATATGGAGGAG GTTCGTCGACTAAGGATACAACAGAGAATAAAAAGTGCCGAGCTTGGAATTGTAAACGAAGAACAAGACAACGAACTTCCAAATTTTCCATCATTCATCCCCTTCTTGCCTCCTCTG TTTGCAAATTTTGGAACACTAGAGCAACATGGATTTGCCAGGAACAGGCTATGGTCGCTAGACGATGACCCTTCTCCTTTACCCCCACATGGTGATACTAGCCTCACATGGAGAAAAGTCATGCTGCAGTAG